A stretch of the Mycobacterium sp. ITM-2016-00317 genome encodes the following:
- a CDS encoding ABC transporter substrate-binding protein gives MCRRIRRAWPNAGGGGAATDTLSISATGVDSLPFMAILTAGINKKWFEEEGLKVDLFSGGGGGNTLRVVTSGDADMAIAGNSSVLLAAQKPDSNLKVVAPWFQINDFSWISPPGRSIEGAVLGFSSAGSSTELLVKGLERELGQGVRAQAVGQMGDNWTAAKANQITAGWAMQPFIAEKQATENAEVLINSRDVLGDLPADLVAVNTDYAEANPENLKKFFKVADRLNEWVVSNPDEAGAEIGPLVGVSPEVMQAALRNNPDLAKAYSLKVDPEGLNNLSELMLAAGQIDQPVDWATVLDQQYLPEDDRATF, from the coding sequence GTGTGCCGACGAATCCGCCGGGCCTGGCCGAACGCCGGCGGCGGGGGAGCCGCGACCGACACGCTGAGCATCTCGGCGACCGGCGTCGACAGCCTCCCCTTCATGGCGATCCTGACCGCGGGCATCAACAAGAAGTGGTTCGAGGAGGAGGGCCTCAAGGTCGACCTGTTCTCCGGCGGCGGCGGCGGCAACACGCTGCGCGTCGTGACCAGCGGTGACGCCGACATGGCGATCGCGGGCAACAGCTCGGTGCTTCTTGCTGCGCAGAAACCCGATTCGAACCTCAAGGTCGTCGCGCCGTGGTTCCAGATCAACGACTTCTCCTGGATCAGCCCGCCCGGGCGTTCGATCGAGGGCGCCGTACTGGGCTTCAGCTCCGCCGGTTCGTCGACCGAACTTCTCGTCAAGGGTCTGGAACGTGAACTCGGCCAAGGTGTCCGGGCGCAGGCGGTCGGCCAGATGGGTGACAACTGGACCGCCGCCAAGGCGAACCAGATCACCGCGGGCTGGGCCATGCAACCGTTCATCGCGGAGAAGCAGGCCACCGAGAACGCCGAGGTGCTGATCAACTCCCGCGACGTGCTGGGCGACCTGCCCGCCGACCTGGTCGCGGTCAACACCGATTACGCCGAGGCCAACCCCGAGAATCTGAAGAAGTTCTTCAAGGTCGCCGACCGGCTCAACGAGTGGGTCGTGTCCAACCCTGACGAGGCCGGCGCCGAGATCGGGCCGCTGGTGGGGGTCTCCCCGGAGGTCATGCAGGCCGCCCTGCGCAACAACCCCGACCTGGCCAAGGCCTACTCGCTCAAGGTCGATCCCGAGGGCCTGAACAACCTCTCCGAACTGATGCTGGCCGCCGGCCAGATCGACCAGCCGGTGGACTGGGCCACGGTGCTGGACCAGCAGTACCTGCCCGAGGATGACCGGGCCACCTTCTGA
- a CDS encoding TrkA family potassium uptake protein, translating into MRVVVMGCGRVGASLSDSLARIGHDVAVIDRDGTAFHRLSPDFPGERVLGMGFDRDVLVRAGIEHAGAFAAVSSGDNSNIISARVARETFGVQRVVARIYDAKRAAVYERLGIPTVATVPWTTDRLLHVLTRETETTKWRDPSGHVGVTELALHEAWVGRRITELEAATLGRVAFLIRFGAGLLPDVKTMIQAGDQVYLAAISGHIAEALAIAALPPGEEADA; encoded by the coding sequence GTGCGTGTAGTGGTGATGGGGTGCGGCCGGGTGGGCGCATCCCTGTCGGACAGCCTGGCCAGGATCGGCCACGACGTCGCCGTGATCGACCGCGACGGCACCGCATTCCACCGGCTCTCCCCCGACTTCCCGGGTGAGCGCGTGCTCGGGATGGGGTTCGACCGCGACGTGCTGGTGCGGGCCGGCATCGAGCACGCCGGCGCCTTTGCCGCGGTGTCCTCGGGCGACAACTCCAACATCATCTCCGCGCGGGTGGCCCGCGAGACCTTCGGTGTGCAGCGGGTGGTCGCGCGCATCTACGACGCCAAGCGCGCCGCGGTCTACGAACGACTCGGCATCCCCACCGTGGCCACCGTGCCGTGGACCACCGACCGGCTGCTGCACGTGCTGACCCGGGAGACCGAGACCACCAAGTGGCGCGATCCCAGCGGCCACGTCGGGGTCACCGAACTGGCGTTGCACGAAGCCTGGGTGGGCCGCCGGATCACCGAGCTGGAGGCGGCGACCCTGGGCCGGGTGGCGTTCCTGATCCGCTTCGGCGCCGGGCTGCTGCCGGACGTGAAAACGATGATCCAGGCAGGCGATCAGGTGTACCTGGCCGCGATCTCCGGGCACATCGCCGAGGCACTGGCGATCGCCGCGCTGCCGCCCGGCGAGGAGGCCGACGCGTGA
- a CDS encoding TRAM domain-containing protein, protein MTDDLILTTTAAANGGSCVARHDGRVVFVRYALPGETVRARLVGDRGSFWNADTVEVLEPSPDRIDSLCPIAGVDGSGCCDLAFAEPSAVRRIKGAVVANQLVRLGNHHWRDESDASAEPVGDGRATGWRTRVRLDTSVDGRAGFHRYHSAELVHRLDCAQLPEGMLDGLAENRWPKDSTVHVVVDDDGVRHVAHSGRGRRTTVVEGGYEAVQRVGGRTWQVPVTAFWQAHRDAPALYSGLVAEWAQLQPGMTAWDLYGGAGVFAAALAEGVGPTGAVTTVDTSRGASRAARSALADLDNVTVVTDSVRRALAGQDRRADVAVLDPPRTGAGREVIDLLGAAGVPRIVHIGCEAASFARDVGLYLGHGYAVEQLRVFDSFPLTHHVECVAVLSRL, encoded by the coding sequence ATGACCGACGACCTGATCCTGACCACCACGGCCGCGGCCAACGGCGGCAGTTGTGTTGCGCGCCACGACGGCCGGGTGGTGTTCGTCCGCTACGCGCTGCCCGGGGAGACGGTGCGGGCCCGGCTGGTGGGCGACCGGGGTTCGTTCTGGAACGCCGACACCGTCGAGGTGCTCGAGCCGTCGCCCGACCGTATCGACTCGCTGTGCCCGATCGCCGGGGTGGACGGGTCGGGGTGCTGCGACCTCGCGTTCGCCGAGCCGTCGGCGGTGCGCCGGATCAAGGGCGCGGTGGTGGCGAATCAACTGGTCCGGCTCGGCAACCACCACTGGCGTGACGAGTCAGACGCCTCGGCGGAACCGGTGGGCGACGGCCGGGCGACCGGGTGGCGCACCCGGGTGCGGCTGGACACCTCGGTCGACGGGCGCGCGGGATTCCACCGCTACCACAGCGCCGAGCTGGTGCACCGGCTCGACTGCGCCCAGCTGCCCGAGGGCATGCTCGACGGACTGGCCGAGAACCGGTGGCCCAAGGACAGCACGGTCCACGTCGTCGTCGACGACGACGGTGTCCGGCACGTCGCCCATTCCGGTCGCGGCCGGCGCACCACCGTCGTCGAGGGCGGCTACGAGGCGGTGCAGCGGGTGGGCGGGCGCACCTGGCAGGTTCCGGTCACCGCGTTCTGGCAGGCCCACCGCGACGCGCCCGCGCTCTACAGCGGGCTGGTCGCCGAGTGGGCCCAGCTGCAGCCCGGGATGACCGCCTGGGATCTGTACGGCGGCGCAGGGGTCTTCGCCGCGGCGCTGGCCGAAGGCGTCGGGCCGACGGGCGCGGTGACGACGGTGGACACCTCCCGCGGCGCGTCGCGGGCCGCGCGCTCCGCGCTGGCTGACCTCGACAACGTCACCGTGGTGACCGATTCGGTGCGCCGCGCCCTGGCCGGCCAGGACCGCCGCGCCGACGTCGCCGTGCTGGATCCGCCGCGCACCGGCGCCGGCCGCGAGGTCATCGATCTGCTGGGCGCGGCGGGGGTACCCCGGATCGTGCACATCGGCTGTGAGGCAGCATCGTTCGCCCGCGATGTGGGCCTCTACCTCGGTCACGGCTATGCGGTCGAGCAGCTGCGGGTGTTCGACTCGTTCCCGCTGACCCACCACGTGGAGTGCGTCGCGGTGCTTTCCAGGTTGTAA
- a CDS encoding ABC transporter permease: MSTSFAATDDLPTEATPPGTPAATQRRGRRFGKLAYSAGSTVALLLVFTAFAEIGSAVGWWNDHVMPAPSVILAELGVLLTESQFWLDAQRTGIEVALSILFGCLLGFAAGLLFWKVPLLGRVFEPYLVSFYAVPLVLFYPVMIVLVGINSMSVIILATIMAAIPMALNTAVGLNQMPPVYMKLARSLKASPRQTLFAIAIPAAGPFIVAGLRLAVVYALIGTIAMEFTTAQAGLGYRIRYLYEIFDNVGMFAYIVVVLLLSCLLTVALATVERVLLRGRNA; encoded by the coding sequence GTGAGCACCTCGTTCGCGGCCACCGACGACCTGCCCACCGAGGCCACGCCGCCCGGGACACCGGCCGCCACGCAGCGTCGCGGGCGCCGGTTCGGGAAACTGGCCTACAGCGCGGGGTCGACGGTCGCGCTGCTGCTGGTGTTCACCGCGTTCGCCGAGATCGGCTCCGCGGTGGGCTGGTGGAACGACCACGTGATGCCCGCGCCGTCGGTGATCCTCGCCGAGTTGGGCGTTCTGCTCACCGAATCGCAGTTCTGGCTGGACGCGCAGCGCACCGGCATCGAGGTCGCGCTGTCGATCCTGTTCGGCTGCCTGCTCGGGTTCGCCGCGGGCCTGCTGTTCTGGAAGGTCCCGCTGCTGGGCCGGGTGTTCGAGCCGTACCTGGTCTCGTTCTACGCCGTGCCGCTGGTGCTGTTCTACCCGGTGATGATCGTGCTCGTCGGCATCAACTCGATGTCGGTGATCATCCTGGCCACCATCATGGCGGCCATCCCGATGGCGCTGAACACCGCCGTGGGCCTGAACCAGATGCCGCCGGTGTACATGAAGCTGGCGCGCTCGCTGAAAGCCTCACCGCGGCAGACCCTCTTCGCGATCGCCATCCCCGCCGCCGGACCGTTCATCGTCGCCGGTCTGCGGCTGGCGGTGGTGTACGCGCTGATCGGCACCATCGCGATGGAGTTCACCACGGCCCAGGCCGGATTGGGGTACCGGATCCGGTATCTCTACGAGATCTTCGACAACGTCGGCATGTTCGCCTACATCGTGGTCGTGCTGTTGCTGTCGTGCCTGCTGACGGTCGCGCTGGCCACCGTCGAGCGGGTGTTGTTGCGAGGGAGGAACGCGTGA
- a CDS encoding SRPBCC family protein — protein sequence MKLINEFTVDAPLDDAWAVLTDIPTVVRCVPGAELDHRDGADYHAHVTVKVGPIGMTLAGKATLVTQDDAAREMVVSGTAADRKGNGSTEATVRLVAREQAGRTAVTVTTDLELSGRIAQFGKSAIVPVSNRIIGQFVERLDAVIVGGPTPSAAAITERPSRPAPAPRPEWITLAANGFAGLALGLAIGRWLDRLSPARR from the coding sequence ATGAAACTCATCAACGAGTTCACGGTCGACGCGCCGCTGGACGACGCGTGGGCGGTGCTCACCGACATCCCGACCGTCGTCCGGTGCGTCCCGGGCGCCGAACTGGACCACCGTGACGGCGCCGACTACCACGCCCACGTCACTGTCAAGGTCGGCCCGATCGGAATGACGTTGGCAGGCAAGGCGACTCTGGTCACCCAGGACGACGCCGCCAGGGAGATGGTGGTCTCCGGCACGGCCGCCGACCGGAAGGGCAACGGCTCGACCGAGGCCACGGTGCGCCTGGTGGCCCGCGAACAGGCCGGCAGGACGGCCGTCACCGTCACCACCGACCTCGAACTCAGCGGCCGCATCGCCCAATTCGGCAAGAGCGCGATCGTGCCGGTGAGCAATCGCATCATCGGCCAGTTCGTCGAACGGCTCGACGCCGTGATCGTCGGCGGCCCCACACCGTCTGCCGCCGCGATCACCGAACGCCCGTCACGCCCGGCCCCGGCACCACGACCGGAATGGATCACGTTGGCGGCCAACGGATTCGCCGGACTCGCCCTGGGCCTGGCGATCGGGCGCTGGCTGGACCGCCTCAGCCCTGCACGACGCTGA
- a CDS encoding ABC transporter ATP-binding protein, with amino-acid sequence MTGVSVVFDTPARRVTAVTGIDQSVPHSSFVSIVGPSGCGKSTLLAVVAGLQKATTGTVSVAGTPVTGPDPKIGVVFQEDSTLPWRTVEENVSFAMEMIGVPKDTRRKRAKEAVDLVGLSGFEKSYPSQLSGGMRQRVALARTLAVQPEVVLMDEPFAALDQQTRLFLGTEVRQIWARTKQTIMFVTHDISEAILLSQQVWVMSYRPGTIIDVVDIDLPGERDAGVVSTPRFNELHNRIWGSLQAESMRGFQQQETAAT; translated from the coding sequence ATGACCGGAGTGTCAGTCGTTTTCGACACACCGGCCCGTCGCGTCACGGCGGTCACCGGCATCGACCAGAGTGTTCCGCATTCGAGCTTCGTGTCCATCGTCGGGCCGAGCGGATGCGGGAAGTCGACCCTGCTCGCAGTGGTCGCGGGTCTGCAGAAGGCCACCACCGGCACCGTCAGCGTCGCCGGCACGCCGGTGACCGGCCCCGACCCGAAGATCGGCGTGGTGTTCCAGGAGGACTCGACGTTGCCGTGGCGCACCGTCGAGGAGAACGTCAGCTTCGCCATGGAGATGATCGGCGTCCCGAAGGACACGCGGCGCAAGCGGGCCAAGGAAGCCGTCGACCTGGTCGGCTTGAGCGGATTCGAGAAGTCTTATCCCTCACAGCTATCCGGCGGTATGCGGCAGCGTGTCGCGCTGGCGCGCACGCTGGCGGTGCAGCCTGAGGTGGTGCTGATGGACGAGCCGTTCGCAGCGCTCGACCAGCAGACCCGGCTGTTCCTCGGCACCGAGGTGCGCCAGATCTGGGCCAGGACGAAGCAGACGATCATGTTCGTCACGCACGACATCTCCGAGGCGATCCTGCTCTCGCAGCAGGTCTGGGTGATGTCGTACCGTCCCGGAACGATCATCGACGTCGTCGACATCGACCTGCCGGGGGAGCGCGACGCCGGGGTGGTCTCCACGCCGCGCTTCAACGAGCTGCACAACCGGATCTGGGGATCCCTGCAGGCCGAGTCGATGCGTGGCTTCCAGCAGCAGGAGACGGCGGCCACGTGA
- a CDS encoding LLM class flavin-dependent oxidoreductase produces MGVGLFPTEPAAAMCSYVRLCEDLGYDHVWFGDSQNIWRESSTVMGAAAVGTERIVFGTGVTNAVTRHPSLLASTWATLAEFTGGRVALGIGTGDSSLRTMGLKPLKLAELEKSITDLRALFRGEKVAEPTSGAEYHLNYLTGPVDIPIYIAASAPKILEMSGRIADGVIVLVGTAPEFIEGALQTIERGARQSGRTLDDLHIVLWTPTAIGEDSTEARDLVRAHVSRVAIRPLPAKVDPSLEKAIDRIREQYNYYEHMNPEAAHADLVPDELVDLFALAGTKAECAQRLKEIESLGVDQVSIVPFVRPGQSREGTIRAFADIVNGR; encoded by the coding sequence ATGGGTGTAGGACTGTTCCCCACCGAACCGGCGGCAGCGATGTGTTCCTATGTCCGGCTGTGTGAGGACCTCGGCTACGACCACGTCTGGTTCGGCGATTCCCAGAACATCTGGCGGGAGTCGTCGACGGTGATGGGTGCGGCGGCGGTCGGCACGGAGCGGATCGTGTTCGGCACGGGGGTCACCAACGCGGTCACCCGGCACCCCTCGCTGCTGGCCTCCACGTGGGCCACCCTGGCCGAGTTCACCGGTGGCCGAGTCGCTCTGGGTATCGGCACCGGGGACTCGTCGCTGCGGACGATGGGCCTCAAGCCCCTCAAGCTGGCGGAACTGGAGAAGTCGATCACGGACCTGCGGGCGCTGTTCCGCGGCGAGAAGGTCGCCGAACCCACCAGTGGCGCCGAGTACCACCTGAACTACCTCACCGGCCCGGTGGACATCCCGATCTACATCGCGGCGTCCGCGCCGAAGATCCTGGAGATGTCCGGCCGCATCGCCGACGGCGTCATCGTCCTGGTGGGCACGGCGCCCGAGTTCATCGAGGGCGCGCTGCAGACCATCGAACGGGGCGCGCGGCAGAGCGGGCGCACGCTCGACGATCTGCACATCGTGTTGTGGACCCCGACGGCGATCGGCGAGGACAGCACCGAGGCGCGAGATCTGGTGCGCGCACACGTCTCCCGGGTCGCGATCCGTCCGCTGCCGGCCAAGGTGGACCCCTCGTTGGAGAAGGCCATCGACCGGATCCGGGAGCAGTACAACTACTACGAGCACATGAATCCCGAGGCCGCACACGCCGACCTGGTGCCCGACGAGCTCGTCGATCTCTTCGCGCTGGCAGGCACCAAGGCCGAGTGTGCCCAGCGCCTCAAGGAGATCGAGTCCCTCGGGGTCGACCAGGTGTCGATCGTGCCGTTCGTGCGGCCCGGTCAGAGTCGTGAGGGCACGATTCGCGCCTTCGCCGACATCGTCAACGGTCGCTAG
- a CDS encoding lipase family protein: MISALVTGVSPANAGTPVWSGLDARSWVAPAASPGTLLETVTLDPALSVPGAAAAYRILYSTIDQHDRPAVSTAVVFTPKTVAPQGGWPVVAWAHGTVGLGDDCAPSALPRSDRDGEYLSHWLDQGYAVVGSDYTGLGTPGLMSYLNSRTTARAVVDSVIAAHQMGLDLSPKWAVVGQSQGGGAAVATARWATEFSAGHGLDYRGVVATGTPANVETIVKQAGPDMAVPAELGPMGSAYTAYIVAALREARPDLDLDAVLTPAGRAAADKAETLCAGELPGALDGLTVPGFFTAPIASIPGAGEAIDAFMGIPADGYDRPIFLGVGLQDRDVPPDLTLRFAERLTANGQDVTLKVYPDSDHSGTVLTSMPDSSAFLSRVLA; this comes from the coding sequence ATGATCTCTGCGCTGGTGACCGGTGTGTCCCCGGCGAACGCCGGGACCCCGGTGTGGTCGGGTCTCGACGCCAGGAGTTGGGTCGCGCCCGCGGCGTCGCCGGGCACGCTGCTGGAGACGGTGACGCTGGATCCGGCGCTGTCGGTGCCGGGCGCAGCCGCGGCGTACCGCATCCTGTACTCCACCATCGACCAGCACGACCGCCCGGCGGTCAGCACCGCTGTGGTGTTCACCCCGAAAACCGTGGCTCCGCAAGGCGGCTGGCCGGTGGTGGCGTGGGCGCACGGCACCGTCGGGCTCGGTGACGACTGCGCCCCGTCGGCGCTGCCGCGCAGCGACCGCGACGGCGAGTACCTGTCGCACTGGCTCGACCAGGGTTACGCCGTGGTCGGCAGCGACTACACCGGTCTGGGCACGCCGGGTCTGATGAGCTACCTCAACAGCCGGACCACCGCCCGGGCTGTGGTGGATTCGGTGATCGCGGCTCACCAGATGGGTCTGGACCTGTCGCCGAAGTGGGCGGTGGTCGGGCAGTCCCAGGGTGGCGGAGCCGCCGTGGCGACCGCCCGCTGGGCCACCGAGTTCAGCGCCGGACACGGACTCGACTACCGCGGCGTCGTGGCCACCGGCACCCCGGCCAACGTCGAGACCATCGTCAAGCAGGCGGGCCCCGACATGGCCGTTCCGGCCGAACTCGGTCCGATGGGCAGCGCCTACACCGCCTACATCGTCGCGGCGCTGCGGGAGGCCCGTCCCGACCTCGATCTGGACGCGGTGCTGACCCCTGCGGGCCGCGCCGCCGCCGACAAGGCCGAGACGCTCTGTGCCGGTGAGCTTCCCGGCGCCCTCGACGGGTTGACGGTGCCCGGATTCTTCACCGCGCCGATCGCGTCGATCCCCGGCGCCGGCGAGGCGATCGATGCGTTCATGGGCATCCCGGCGGACGGTTACGACCGGCCGATCTTCCTCGGTGTCGGTCTGCAGGATCGCGACGTGCCCCCGGATCTGACCCTGCGGTTCGCCGAGCGGTTGACGGCCAACGGCCAGGACGTGACGCTGAAGGTGTACCCGGACTCCGACCACAGCGGTACGGTGCTGACGTCGATGCCGGATTCGAGCGCGTTCCTGTCGCGGGTGCTGGCCTGA
- the dxs gene encoding 1-deoxy-D-xylulose-5-phosphate synthase: MLEQIRGPADLQHLSQAQLEELAREIRDFLIHKVAATGGHLGPNLGVVELTLALHRVFDSPHDPIVFDTGHQAYVHKMLTGRSQDFGSLRKKDGLSGYPSRAESEHDWVESSHASSALSYADGLAKAFELSGHRNRHVVAVVGDGALTGGMCWEAMNNIAASRRPVVIVVNDNGRSYAPTIGGFAEHLAGLRLQPGYERVLEEGRKAVRGVPMIGEFCYQCMHSIKAGIKDALSPQVMFTDLGLKYVGPIDGHDEHAVEGALRHARAFNAPVVVHVVTRKGMGYSHAENDLDDQMHACGVIDPQTGLATSVPGPGWTSTFSEALIRLAAKRRDIVAITAAMPGPTGLSAFRESFPDRFFDVGIAEQHAMTSAAGLAMGGMHPVVAIYSTFLNRAFDQMLMDVALHKLPVTIVLDRSGVTGPDGASHNGMWDLSLLGIVPGMRVAAPRDGARLLEELGEAVETKDGPTAVRFPKGDVGEDIPALERRDGVDILAVPADGLSEDVLVVAVGPFAAMALAVAERLRNQGIGVTVVDPRWVLPVPELIATLAPRHKLVVTIEDNGGHGGVGSAVSSALRRKEIDVPCRDAALPQEFFAHASRGEVLAEVGLTERNIARQITGWVAALGAADGDREVSERVD, from the coding sequence ATGCTTGAACAGATCCGCGGTCCCGCAGATCTACAACACCTGTCGCAGGCGCAACTGGAGGAACTGGCTCGGGAGATCCGAGATTTCCTGATTCACAAGGTTGCTGCCACGGGTGGACACCTGGGACCCAACCTCGGCGTGGTCGAGTTGACGCTTGCCCTGCACCGGGTCTTCGACTCTCCGCACGATCCGATCGTGTTCGACACCGGGCATCAGGCCTACGTACACAAGATGCTCACCGGCCGCAGCCAGGACTTCGGTTCGCTGCGCAAGAAGGACGGCCTGTCCGGCTACCCGTCGCGCGCCGAGAGCGAGCACGACTGGGTGGAGTCCAGCCACGCCAGCTCGGCGCTGTCCTACGCCGACGGATTGGCCAAGGCCTTCGAGTTGTCCGGGCACCGCAACCGGCACGTGGTGGCGGTGGTCGGCGACGGCGCGCTCACCGGCGGCATGTGCTGGGAGGCGATGAACAACATCGCCGCGTCGCGGCGTCCGGTGGTCATCGTCGTCAACGACAACGGCCGTAGCTATGCGCCGACGATCGGCGGGTTCGCCGAGCACCTCGCCGGGCTCCGGCTGCAGCCGGGCTACGAGCGCGTGCTGGAGGAGGGCCGCAAGGCCGTCCGCGGCGTGCCGATGATCGGCGAGTTCTGCTATCAGTGCATGCACAGCATCAAGGCGGGCATCAAGGATGCGCTGTCGCCACAGGTGATGTTCACCGATCTCGGCCTGAAGTACGTGGGGCCGATCGACGGCCACGACGAGCACGCCGTGGAGGGTGCGCTGCGCCATGCCCGCGCGTTCAACGCGCCGGTGGTGGTGCACGTGGTGACCCGCAAGGGCATGGGCTATTCCCACGCGGAGAACGACCTCGACGACCAGATGCACGCGTGCGGGGTCATCGACCCGCAGACCGGGCTGGCCACCTCGGTGCCGGGTCCCGGCTGGACCTCCACGTTCTCCGAGGCGTTGATCCGGCTGGCGGCCAAGCGCCGCGACATCGTGGCGATCACCGCCGCGATGCCCGGGCCCACCGGGCTGAGCGCATTCCGGGAGAGTTTCCCGGACCGCTTCTTCGACGTGGGCATCGCCGAGCAGCATGCGATGACGTCGGCCGCGGGGCTGGCGATGGGTGGCATGCACCCGGTGGTGGCGATCTATTCGACGTTCCTCAACCGCGCGTTCGACCAGATGCTGATGGACGTGGCGCTGCACAAGCTTCCGGTGACGATCGTGCTGGACCGGTCCGGGGTCACCGGGCCGGACGGCGCCAGCCACAACGGCATGTGGGACCTGTCGCTGCTGGGCATCGTGCCCGGCATGCGGGTCGCCGCGCCGCGCGACGGCGCCCGGCTGCTCGAGGAACTCGGCGAGGCCGTCGAGACCAAAGACGGGCCGACCGCCGTGCGGTTCCCGAAAGGCGATGTCGGCGAGGACATCCCGGCACTCGAACGGCGTGACGGGGTGGACATCCTGGCCGTGCCCGCCGACGGGCTGTCCGAGGACGTGCTGGTGGTCGCCGTCGGTCCGTTCGCCGCGATGGCGCTGGCGGTTGCCGAGCGGCTGCGCAACCAGGGCATCGGCGTGACGGTGGTGGACCCGCGGTGGGTGCTGCCGGTCCCCGAGCTCATCGCGACGCTGGCGCCCCGGCACAAGCTGGTCGTCACCATCGAGGACAACGGCGGTCACGGCGGGGTCGGATCAGCGGTGTCGAGTGCGTTGCGGCGCAAGGAGATCGACGTGCCGTGCCGTGACGCCGCGCTGCCGCAGGAGTTCTTCGCCCACGCCTCGCGCGGTGAGGTGCTGGCCGAGGTAGGCCTGACCGAGCGCAACATCGCCCGCCAGATCACCGGCTGGGTGGCGGCGCTCGGCGCTGCCGACGGCGACCGCGAAGTCAGCGAGCGCGTGGACTGA
- a CDS encoding GntR family transcriptional regulator: MSPRTATNRSGPRNNNEGDASRAPAADADRGRRSDFVRPKTAQQAVAEALRHDITTGKLAPGSWIVQEAVAEQFGMSRIPIREALKTLEAEEYITYVPHSGYRVTKLSLTDLVEVFTLRAILEEALIRDAMPGVTDQIVDEMRSCNAEMDKALAEGDLISVGVFNRQFHFLTFHASGMARTKRIVTQLWNTADAYRPMYSTLLDMPKVCHEHVAMIDAMAARDVERMVALNNEHRAHAIEPIHRIFESEPDTTA, encoded by the coding sequence ATGTCACCGCGCACCGCAACCAATCGTTCCGGACCCCGGAACAACAACGAGGGCGACGCGTCGAGGGCCCCGGCCGCGGATGCCGATCGGGGACGCCGGTCGGATTTCGTCCGCCCCAAGACCGCCCAGCAGGCCGTCGCGGAGGCGCTGCGGCACGACATCACCACCGGCAAGCTGGCCCCCGGAAGCTGGATCGTGCAGGAGGCGGTCGCCGAGCAGTTCGGCATGTCGCGCATCCCGATCCGCGAAGCGCTCAAGACGCTGGAGGCCGAGGAGTACATCACCTACGTGCCGCACAGCGGCTACCGCGTCACCAAACTCAGCCTGACTGACCTGGTCGAGGTGTTCACCCTGCGCGCCATCCTGGAGGAGGCGCTGATCCGGGATGCGATGCCCGGGGTCACCGACCAGATCGTCGACGAGATGCGCAGCTGCAACGCCGAGATGGACAAGGCGCTCGCCGAGGGCGATCTGATCTCGGTCGGCGTCTTCAACCGGCAGTTCCATTTCCTGACCTTCCACGCCAGCGGGATGGCCCGCACCAAACGCATCGTCACCCAGTTGTGGAACACCGCCGACGCGTACCGGCCGATGTACTCGACGCTGCTCGACATGCCGAAGGTGTGCCACGAGCACGTGGCGATGATCGACGCGATGGCCGCGCGTGACGTCGAACGGATGGTGGCGCTCAACAACGAGCACCGCGCCCACGCGATCGAGCCGATCCACCGGATCTTCGAGTCCGAGCCGGACACGACGGCGTGA
- a CDS encoding RidA family protein produces the protein MTVADRLRELGLSLPAAPPPKGAYFPSRRCGDQLWVSGATARRAGVPALRGIVGDDVSVETAQEQAALAALNLLGSIDAAVGLDAVRAVVQLRGYVRAVGEFDAHPTVIDGASQVLIDVFGADVGAHARTAIGVASLPGGACVELDLVVSV, from the coding sequence GTGACGGTCGCCGACCGGCTGCGCGAGTTGGGGCTGTCCCTTCCCGCCGCGCCGCCCCCGAAGGGTGCCTATTTCCCGAGCCGGCGGTGCGGCGATCAGCTCTGGGTCTCGGGTGCGACGGCCCGCCGGGCCGGGGTGCCCGCGCTGCGCGGGATCGTCGGCGACGATGTGAGCGTCGAGACCGCCCAGGAACAGGCGGCACTGGCCGCGTTGAATCTTCTCGGCTCGATCGACGCCGCGGTGGGGCTGGATGCGGTACGCGCGGTGGTGCAGCTGCGCGGCTATGTGCGCGCGGTCGGCGAATTCGACGCCCATCCGACGGTCATCGACGGTGCGTCGCAGGTGCTGATCGACGTGTTCGGTGCGGACGTCGGCGCGCACGCGCGGACCGCGATCGGTGTCGCGTCGCTGCCGGGCGGTGCCTGCGTGGAACTTGACCTCGTAGTCAGCGTCTAG